CTAGTTTAGCTACTGAATCAACAAGTAATTTTAACAAACTTTATATATAATAAGTTTGAAAGAACCGAATAAAAATTATTGATCTTAAATTCAATGTATAATGGACAATTTTGTTTGTACTTTAAGTTGTAAATAACTAAACTTCATAACAGTTCAAGTGATGCAGCACTACTTATTTAATGACGTTTATTAATATAGTTATACTTTAttaaattctaattttaaatctTTTAATTTCAAATCTATAACTGTACAAATTTTCGATATCACTAGGAATTAAAATATCTTATCGACTATTGAACTTAGGACCAATAGTTATTAATGTATTTCATTTAGTATTTTATATTTCTCTAACTATAATCGTAATGTACTGTAATGCgtataatttaaaaattatattcGATTTGTAATATGAATGATACATCCTATACAGAGAAATCCATGGAAAAAGGAATTGGTATTGGCAAGAGTTCACACGGATTATACTCATTGCTTGTCAGGCGTCACGCTGCCCCCTATCAAGTGTTGTCAGAAATATAGGATTTCAGCACAAGGCAAAAGGTATATACGTTTCTTTATTACCACAAAATTGTGcgtattaatttatattaattttacaGTTAATTGTGTATAATCATGAATATGAAAAAGGTTATAACCTTTGGCAAAATTAGCAAAGATTTAAATCAAGAGACAGCTGAAAATACAGAACCTGTAAGTTCTGGATTTGGTACGTTTGGTAAAAAATCAGTGGAAATTAACGTGACAAAGATTAACGAGATCAAACCAGAAGACGAGGAAGAGACTGAAAATTTGAAACAAGTCATGGGCATAACAGGCTTTGGTAAAAAAGCTAAATCTTTTGATGTACAAGAAATGTTGGAGAACATTACAAAAACTATTAACAGTAATAAAGTATCTGCCGAAAAAATGAAATATGGCAAGAAAGAGAGCAAAAATCAGAAAGTTATAGAACAATCTGACAGAGAAGTAACGAGAATTATTGATGCTACTGATGACGCGCGTTACAGCAAAACAGAAGGCACTCACGCAACACGCGTCTCTCACGACAGACATGCCAACTTACAAAAAATGCAAGCGCAAATGTCAGACGCCGACAGCGCTCCTACCGACAGTGCTCTGAGTACTTCCTCTCATCTGTGTCCACGAATACAAAATACCATTGATTTAAAAGATATGGTACAGATGACAAAAGTAAAACATAAAGATGATGATGATGAGGATGATGATGGTAATAGTGACGAAGACAATAAGGAATCTGACACAGAAGAGGAACCACAATTGATAGATAAAATTCCATGCAGTCATGAAGTTACAATGACACATGGGACAAAGGCAGTAACTGCTATCGCAGCTGACCCTTCTGGAGCAAGATTGGCCTCTGGTTCTATTGATTACGATGTATGTTTCTGGGATTTTGCTGGAATGGACTCAACTATGAGAAGTTTCAGAACCTTACAACCTTGTGAAAATCACCCCATCAAATGTTTACAGTACTCAATGACTGGTGATGTTATATTAGTTATATCAGGTTCTGCGCAAGCAAAAGTTTTAGACAGAGATGGTTTTGAAAAATGTGAAACAGTTAAAGGTGATCAGTATATAACTGATATGGCCTGTACTAAAGGTCATACAGCAGGATTAAATAGTGGTTGTTGGCACCCATTCACAAAAGAAGAATACCTCACTTGTTCACAGGATAGTACATGTAGAATATGGATTTTATACAGACCACGAGCACATAAACATTTGATAAAGTGTAGAGCACAAAACGGAGTTAAAACTGTACCAACTACATGTGGTTATAGTAGAGAGGGTAATGTAGTGGCTTGTGGTTGCATAGATGGTTCTGTACAAATGTGGGATCATAGAAAGAACTTTGTTAATCCATCGCTGATCCAAAGGAATGCACATGCACAGGGTGCTGAGATATCAAGCTTAAGTTTTTCATATCTTGGACAAATGCTTGCTACTAGAAGTTGTGATGACACTTTAAAACTTTGGGATTTAAGAGCATTTAAATCACCTATCTTTGAAGCAAAAAATTTATATTCTAGGTATGATACAACTGACTGTATGTTTAATCCAGATGATTCGATTCTTATTACAGGAGAGTCCGTGAGTAAGGGTCAAAGCATGGGTAGAGTTCTTTTTTATGATACAAAAACCTTTGATCTTGTTAATGAAATAAGTGTGACAAACTCACATGTCATTAAAACGTTATGGCATCCAAAATTAAATCAAATATTTGTTGGCTGTGGAAATGGAATAGTTAAAGTATATTATGATTCAAAGAAGAGTTTGAGAGGTGCTAAATTATGTGTTGTAAAAACGCATCTTAAACAAAAGCACATAGAGGTAATGTCAACTCAACAAATTATTACACCACATGCACTACCATTGTTCAGACAAGACAGGCCAAAGTCAGTTCGTAAGCAAATGGAGAAAGATCGTTTGGATCCAGTTAAATCAAGGCGGCCAGATTTACCGATTACTTCTGGTCAAGGTGGGAGGGTTGCATCTTCTGGAGGTACACTTAGTTCTTATGTAATACGAAATTTGGGACTTAGCAAGAGGATAGAAGATGATCAAGATCCACGAGAGGCTATTTTGAAATATGCAAAAGTAGCAGAAGAAAATCCATACTGGATTGCTCCAGCATATAAGAAAACACAACCACAAACAATATTCCAAACAGATGAACAGGATGGTGCACCAAGTGCGAAAAAACAAAAATCATAAAGGTTTTGtataaacttttatatattgtaaaatattcattaagaatgcTTTATGTATAAGTATATATAAatagtataaatatatattgttAAACAAAATAAATTACATTTAGACAATAATGTTTAATATATGAATTAAATTGAATTACATATCCTTGCAGAAAGCACACACTAAAGAAGCGCTGCTATGATTTTGCTTTAATACAATATGATTCATTCATAATCTAAGTTATCTTTATCTGGTAAATggttaataattttttattttttatttgcaaCTTCAACTTTTTACTTTAAATGTATCGAACAACGAGGTAcgctattttatttatttattaacaatCAATAATGGT
The window above is part of the Xylocopa sonorina isolate GNS202 chromosome 3, iyXylSono1_principal, whole genome shotgun sequence genome. Proteins encoded here:
- the LOC143422528 gene encoding gastrulation defective protein 1 homolog, with protein sequence MNMKKVITFGKISKDLNQETAENTEPVSSGFGTFGKKSVEINVTKINEIKPEDEEETENLKQVMGITGFGKKAKSFDVQEMLENITKTINSNKVSAEKMKYGKKESKNQKVIEQSDREVTRIIDATDDARYSKTEGTHATRVSHDRHANLQKMQAQMSDADSAPTDSALSTSSHLCPRIQNTIDLKDMVQMTKVKHKDDDDEDDDGNSDEDNKESDTEEEPQLIDKIPCSHEVTMTHGTKAVTAIAADPSGARLASGSIDYDVCFWDFAGMDSTMRSFRTLQPCENHPIKCLQYSMTGDVILVISGSAQAKVLDRDGFEKCETVKGDQYITDMACTKGHTAGLNSGCWHPFTKEEYLTCSQDSTCRIWILYRPRAHKHLIKCRAQNGVKTVPTTCGYSREGNVVACGCIDGSVQMWDHRKNFVNPSLIQRNAHAQGAEISSLSFSYLGQMLATRSCDDTLKLWDLRAFKSPIFEAKNLYSRYDTTDCMFNPDDSILITGESVSKGQSMGRVLFYDTKTFDLVNEISVTNSHVIKTLWHPKLNQIFVGCGNGIVKVYYDSKKSLRGAKLCVVKTHLKQKHIEVMSTQQIITPHALPLFRQDRPKSVRKQMEKDRLDPVKSRRPDLPITSGQGGRVASSGGTLSSYVIRNLGLSKRIEDDQDPREAILKYAKVAEENPYWIAPAYKKTQPQTIFQTDEQDGAPSAKKQKS